DNA sequence from the Simiduia curdlanivorans genome:
ATTTTTTCGCGGTTAGCAAAATCTTCCGCCGGCCCTTCTTTAAGTACCTGGCCAAATTCCTTCCAGAAGCTGGCATATTTCTCTACGTCATTTTTCGCCAATTTAGACAGCATATCCAGCACGCGCTTGGTCAACGCGGTGCGCATTGCATCGATATTTGGATCTTGCTGTAAAATTTCCCGCGATACGTTCAAAGACAAATCGTTGGAATCGACAACACCCTTGATAAAGCGCAGATACATCGGCAAAAACTGCTCGGCGTCATCCATAATAAAGGTGCGCTGAACATACAGTTTCAACCCACGAGCGGCTTCGCGATTATACATATCGAATGGCGCGCGCGCCGGCACATACAGCAAGCTGGTGTAATCGAGGTTGCCTTCTACGCGGTTATGGCTCCAGGTCACCGGTTCGGCGTGATCATGGGATACGTGCTTGTAGAACTCTTTGTACTCTTCTTCAGATACGTCCGTGCGCGAACGGGTCCATAAGGCCGTAGCGCTATTGATGGTTTCAAATTCAGGCGCCGCTTTATCTGCTTTCTTGTCCGACTCATCATCGGCAACATCATAATTAATCTTTTCCATGACCACAGGAATAGAAATATGATCCGAATATTTTTTGATAATTGAACGCAAGCGCCAGTTATCAGCAAAATCTTTTTCGTCTTCTTTAAGATGAATTACGATAGTGGTGCCGCGGCTTTCGCGCAGGGTATCTGCCACGGTGAATTCCGCTTCGCCGTTACAAACCCAATGCACCCCCTCAGCCGCCGGTGTGCCAGCGCGACGGCTAAACACTTCGACCTCTTTTGCCACGATGAAGGCAGAATAGAAGCCAACACCAAACTGACCGATAAGGTGCGCATCTTTCTTTTGATCGCCGGTCAAGTTTTGGAAAAACTGAGAGGTGCCGGATTTGGCGATAGTACCCAAGTTTTCGATCACTTCGGCGCGAGACATACCGATACCATTATCGGTAATCGTGATGGTGCCGGCTTCTTTATCAAACTCTACCTTTACTTGAAGATCTGAGTCACCTTCAAAAAGGCTATCATTGGTGAGCGCTTCGAAACGTAGTTTATCAACCGCATCAGAGGCATTGGACACCAGCTCGCGCAGAAATATCTCCTTGTTCGAATACAAGGAGTGGATCATCAGATGAAGCAGTTGTTTTGCCTCTGTCTGGAAGCCGCGGGTTTCTTTGTTGCTCTCGACGTTGTTCTCGAAGTTGTTCTCGGTATTGTTTTCGACGCTCATGCGTGCAAGCTCCTGTTATCTCAGTATTTCTTTGCCTTGGCCGCCAAGCGACCAGTTGCCCTTAAGATGGGGCCGGCAAATGAGAATTCAAGCGTGGCAGAGGGCTTAATCGGTGAGCAAAAAATGAGCGCGAGCCCTAGCGATGGGCTCCTCAGGCGACTCTTGCCAGGCAGCTACGCCCATATTGACCAATTTTCGGCCCTGACGAACAATTTCGCAGCTAACCCGGGTATCGCGTAATTTACCGGCGCGAATATAGTCGATGGAAAAATCGACAATTTTAGGCAGTTTCAGGGTGTCCATTGCCATCAACAGGTGCAGCGCCGCCGACATTTCCATAAAACCGCCAATAGCGCCGCCGTGCAGTGCCGGCAGTGTTGGGTTACCCACATTGCCGGGGCTAGCCGGCAATAGAAAACACAGTGTTTTAGCGCTCTGATCCACGGTCATACCGAGCAACTTGGCATAAGGTATGGCATCCGTGATCAAATTTACCTGGCCGCTTGCGCGAGCCTCACGCACCAGATCAGCAAAAGTTCCCTGTTGACTCATGACTCGGCTCCGAAACTGTCGATAACTGCACGAAATTGCTGCGCCACCTGGGAAGCGATGGCCTTATCTAAGCGAGAGAAATTGGCCACACAGTAGGCAACAGGCTTGTCTTTATCGTCATGATAGGCAACGCCACGGGTAAAAATCACATGCTCAGTCACCTTGTAAACCTCGCCTTCGGCATAGAGTGTCTGGCCGGGTGTGGCTGGGCGCATATAGTCGATGCGTAAATCCATGGTGGGGCAGAGCTCTGGCTCTTCAAGGGCCGTACAAGTGGCGAAACCACAACAGGTATCGAGCATAGTGGTTAACACACCGCCATGAATCACGCCGGTATCGGGGTTACCCACAAGGTGTTCGCCCCAGGGTAACTTGACCGTCACCCGACCATCGCCCACCGCCTCAATCGCCAAACCCAATCGATGAAAGTGATCGCCCTTGTTAAAAGACACCATAAATTCAAACAACTGTTTGGCTTTTTCAAAACTAATCCCAGACTTCAGCATGCACACCTCAAAACCTCAAACGCTCGTTTAAGCATTATAGGGCTAAGCAGCGGACAACCACTAGCACACCGATGCCCAGGCCCAAACAAGGACTTAAAGCCAAATAGCCCCTTAGACCAAAGTCGAACAATACACCTTGGCAATAAATTAGGTAGACTGCAAAAAAATAACGAAAACAGGCTCTTATGAATAGTCAGCTGGTACTGTTACTGGCGTTTGTCTATGCCGGCTTACTCTTTTTAGTGGCCTGGAAGGCCGAGCGGCTTACGCAGATTTCGCCAAAAATTAAAGCCCTCATGTACGCCTTATCACTTGCGGTTTACTGCTCTTCGTGGACATTTTTTGCCGCCGTGGGGCTGGCGGCAGAGAGCGGCTGGGACTTCCTGCCCATCTATCTAGGCCCAGTTTTACTGTTTGGCTTGGGCTGGCCTTTTCTGCGCAAGCTTTCGGTCATCAGCCAACGCAATCGCGTCACATCCATCGCCGACTTCATCGGTTCCCGCTACGGCAAACATCAACTGTTGGCCTCTGTAGTGACCTTGTTGGCGGTCATTGGCACCCTGCCCTACATTGCTCTGCAGCTAAAGGCGGTGAGCTTGGCCTGGCAAACCGTCGATGCACAATGGCCATCGGTTAGCACCAACCTGCAAGCCAGTAACAGCCTAATTGCCGCCATCATCATGGTATGGTTCGCCATTTTGTTTGGCACCAGAACACTCGATGGCCCGCACCGGCATCAAGGTTTGATCTCCGCTATCGGCGTTGAATCCCTAGTAAAGTTATTGTCGTTCATATTGGTAGCTTGGCTCGCCTTTAAAGTGCTCAGTAATGCAAATTCGACTCCCCATGAATTAGCAGCGCTTCCTTCTGCTCTCAAACAATTGCCGGTTATAGATGCTAATTTTTTGACCCAAACCCTACTCGCACTCGCCGCCATTATTTGCCTGCCTAGGCAATTTCATCTGACCTTTGTAGAGCACCACAGTAGCCAAGGTTTGAGAACGGCACGCTGGCTCTTGCCACTGTATTTAATTATTTTCAGTGTGCTCGTCGTGCCTATCGCACTCGCCGGCCAAAGCCTGTTCGATTTACAAAGCGTCGCTGGTGACACCATCGTACTGAGGCTGCCGCTTGCGGAGAATTCACCGACGATAACAGCCATGGCATTTCTCGGTGGCATTTCCGCCGCGACCGGCATGGTAGTGGTCGCGGCCATCACCCTGTCTATCATGATATCCAACGAACTGGTGGTGCCGTTATGGTTGCGCTTTGGTTCAAACCGTCAATTTAGAGCCGAGCAACTGGGCCAAAACTTGCGTAACGTTCGCCGCTTAGCCATCGCCATTGTGTTGATGCTGGGTTGGTTATTGGAACAACATTTATCGGCAGACAACTCCCTACCCTCCATCGGCCTGATTGCCTTTGCGTCCGCCGCACAGTTGCTCCCCTCCTTAGTGGCCGCTTTGTATTGGCAGCGCGGTCACCGCAATGGTGTGCTGGCAGGGCTTTTGGGTGGCGCAGGTATTTGGTTTTACTGTTTATTGATACCCGCTCTGCTCGGTGCAGACCATCCACTGGTGACCGATGGCCCAGGCCAAATTCACTGGCTAATACCGACCAATTTATTTGGCGTTGATAGTGTCGACCCGCTCACTCAAGGCGTGTTTTGGAGCCTGTTGATTAATTGCTTGCTGTTTTATTTGGTGTCGTCGTTTAGTCGTTTCAACGCACTCGATATTCGCCAAGCCAATGCCTTTACCCAATTGCACCGCCGGTTTCATTATGCGCAACAGGATTTCGATTTAAGTGGCATTGAAATTCGACAGCTACAACGGGTTATTACCCCGCTCATGGGCGAACAGCGCAGCCTAGCGCTATGGCGAGAGTTCGAACAAAAGTTAAGCCATCGATTGTTACCTCACGATAAAGCACCACGCTTTGTGTTGGCGAAAGTCGAATCGGCATTGGCCGCCATTATTGGCGCCGTGTCCGCACACCGAACCATGGAGCTGCTACGCAAACAACAGCCCTTAATGCTTGAGGACTTGGTCAATCTTGTCGGCGGAACCTCTAAACAAGTTCAGTTCAGTCAAGAACTACTACAAACAACACTGGAAACCATTCCACAAGGCGTAAGTGTGGTTGGCGCGCAGTTACAACTAGTGGCATGGAATAAACGCTACGAAGAAATGTTTAACTATCCACCGCGCTTACTTTACGTTGGCTGCCCCATATCCCGAATCTATGAGTTTAACGCTGCTCGTGGTATTTTTGCGCAGGACGATAAGGATTTAGATGCCGCTATTCAGCGCCGACTCAACTGGCTCAAGGACGGTAAAAGTTACCGTTTAGAACGGCGACTGCCCAACCATACGGTAATAGAGATCAGAGGTATCCCCTTGGCCAACGGTGGCTATGTAACCACCTACACGGACATCTCTGAATATCGCCGGGTGCAAGAGGAGCTGGAGCAATCCAAAGATCAACTCGAAAGCCGCGTGGCGGAGCGAACCACTGAGCTGATTGAATCAAATCAATCGCTACAAAGAGAAAATCAGCTGCGCGCTAAACTGGAAAAAGAACTTAGCGCGGTTCATGCCAGTAAGACACGATTTCTGGCAGCGGCCAGTCACGACATGGCTCAGCCCATCAACGCGGCACGGTTATTTGTTGCGGCACTAGCCCAAAAGGCGGAAAAACGTGGCGACGACGAACTCTTAAACGACACTCGTCACATAGGCGATGCATTGGCGTCTACCGAAACCTTAATTGAATCGCTACGAGAAATTTCCCGATTAGATGGCGGCAAGCTGTCACCTAAGCGCGAGCACTTTTCCGCGTCGAGTTTACTTGAACCTTTAGCGCGAGAATTTAGCGCTATCGCGCGCGAAAAGGGGCTTATCTTTCACTGGCAAAACAGCCGCTGTTGGCTCTATTCAGACCCGCAATTACTAAGGCGCATCGTGCAAAACTTTTTATCCAACGCGATCAATCACACGCGCGCGAAAAATAGCGAAGGCAAGCGCAATAAAATTTTATTCGGCTGCCGGCGTCAAAATGGCCACCTATGGCTCGAAGTCTGGGATACCGGGCCAGGCATAGCGCTCGAAGACCAACAGCGCATCTTTAACGAATTTGAACGGGTTCAATGTCCATCTGGTGAGGTTGGCAATGGCTTGGGCTTAGGCCTTTCCATCGCTCAGCGCATGGCGCATCAACTGGGCCACAGTTTGGAATTGCGCTCGACCTTGGCACAAGGGTCTATGTTTCGCATTGCAGTGCCACGGGGCAATAAAACACTTCAGAACATTAAACCTGCCAATCAAGTTACTGAGCTCACTGGGCTGAAAGTGTTATGCATTGATAACGAACCGCAGATACGCTCGGGCCTGTTGGCACTTTTAACGCAGTGGGATTGCCAAGTTATCACGGCCGCAGATTTAGGCACGTCACTAACGCAATGGCGTTTCCTCCAAGCGCCAGATGTGGTGTTAGCAGATTTTCACTTAGACAACCAAGAAAATGGCTTGGACTTGCTACAAGCGCTTTGCTTACATTGGCACACAGACTTAGCCGGGCTGATCATTAGTGCGGATAACAGTGACGACATTAGAGCCAAAGTTAACGAAGCAGGCTTTAGCCTGCTGACAAAACCCGTACAACCTGCTGCACTCAGAGCGGCAATGCGCAACCTAATGAAAAAAAATTAACTCATGCAACTGACATCAAGACTTAACATCCAATTGCTGCAGTGTTAAAACGGCTTGCGTGCGCGAGTTGACACCGAGCTTCCGGTAAATCTCCGTGGCATGGGCCTTCACCGTGGCTTCCGTAACAGACATCTCATAAGCAATTTGCTTATTCAATAAGCCTTGGCCAATTAAGTTTGAAACCCTAAATTGCTGCGGGGTTAAGGTGGCTAATATATCTGCTACAGCCTCCTCATTATTCGTATCAATGTCTACAGCGGAGAAATTTTCCGGCATCCATTGGCCACCGTTTAAGATGTCTGTGACCGCAGTACTGATTTCCTCTAGAGAGCAACTTTTCGGAATAAATCCAGCGGCACCATGGCGCAATGCACGGGTCATCACCTCCGCTGTAGCATCGGCAGACACGATGACGACAGGCGTTGACGGGTAACAAGCACAAATATGAATGAGCGATGAAAAGCCCTGAGCGCCCGGCATATGTAAATCCAATAGCACCAACGAAACCGATGGATTATGACTTAATAACTGTTGTAAACCATCAACCGTATCGGCTTGGTGTATCGCTGCATGTTCAAATCGAGTGGACACGGCCTGCGCCAGCGCTGTTCGAAAGAGCGGATGATCGTCGGCAATAATAAAGGTATGTGACGTTTGTACTGTGGCAGTTGAGTTCATAGTGTCCGCTTTTATGTTTTTTTCAGACGTATACAAAGCTAAAGCAATCTTAGCCTTTCGTCTATGTAGACATTGGTCGATATTAGACCAATCGCTAATAGAATACACAAGCCCCAAACCCTATGGTCGATGCTGAGCATTCACTATAAAAAGGGGATACACCCATGCTAACAAAGAGCGTTTCACGAAAGTCACTCCTTGCACTCGCCATTGCCCCTGCACTGTTAGGCTTAACCGCTTTGCAGGCGCAGGCACAAACCGATGTCAGCCAAAAGGTCTCTGCGCTCGAAGCGCAGCTGAACCAGCTCAAGGCTGACCTCGCAAAAGAAAAAGACGCAACTACCACTAAAGGTGTAGAAACCAAAAAAGGCACGCGCTTTCAATTTGGCGGATTCATCAAACTAGACGCTATGTATTCGGACTACTCAGACGGTGACCGCGCCACAGCAAGCATTGGTGACGATTTTTACATCCCCTCGACCCTGCCCATCGGCGGTGAGTCTGGTAGCAAGTTTGATATGCACGCCAAGCAGTCGCGCTTTCATGTGAAATCAACCACTGATACCGATGCCGGGCAAGTTAATGGCCTGATTGAGATCGACTTTCAATTGAGTGGCCAGGGCGACGAGCGTATTAGTAACTCCTACGCTCCGCGTATTCGCCACGCCTACCTTAGCTGGGATTACTCCGAGACAACGAGTCTACTCGCCGGTCAAACCTGGTCGACCCTGTTTAACGTCAGCGCTCTGCCCAATACCGTCGACTTCGTAGGCCCGGCTGGCACCATCTTCGTGCGCCAGGCACAGCTGCGCTGGAGCAAAAAGTTGAGCGGCGGCAATGCCTTTCACTTTGCCTTAGAGAATCCTTCGACTGGGTTAAATGGCGGCAGCAATAATTACGATAATAACGAATTACCGGATGTTGCTATCCGCTTTGATGGTAAGGCTAATAGCTTTACCTATAGCCTCGCGGGTATAGGGCGGGAAATCCATTACAAAGATACCATTGGCGGCCAAGCCATGGATGAGAGTGAGTTTGGCTATGCCCTGAGCGGCTCGGCGGTGTGGAAGTTCGGTGCTGACGATTTCAAAGTTATGCTCAACTACGGTAACGCCATCGGTCGCTATATGGGGCTTCAGTCCTTTCGCGACGGCTCTATCGCCCCAGATGGCGCCATTGAACTGAATGATCAAATAGGTGGCTTTATCACCTACAAACATGCTTGGAACGATCAATGGCGTTCGAGCCTTGTGTTATCGGCCAGCCGCTCTGACAACCCAGATTTCGTTGCCGCCAGTACACCCAGTGAATATCAAAGCGCCCACATCAATTTGATCTATTCACCTGCCCCTGCGATCAACCTAGGCGCCGAATTTATCTATGGCGAAAAAACCATAGAAAACGATGACAGCGGCAGTATGAATCGTTTGCAGTTTATGGCGATGTACAGCTTCTAAGCTTGGCCGAACCGGTACAGGGTTAGACCAATGTCCAATGGTTTAACCCGGCGCGCCGGTAGATGATCATCAAGACAATAACAATCGAGGTAATGACAATGGCCTTTAAATCGAAAGACGATCAAATCGCTTATTGGAAAGAAAACGTACGGCTCATGCTTATATTGCTGGCCCTCTGGTTTTTCGTTTCCTTTATCTGCGGAATTTTACTGGTAGATGTACTCGATCAGTTCAAGTTCTTCGGCTTTAAACTGGGCTTCTGGTTTGCCCAGCAAGGTTCCATCTACACATTTGTGCTGCTTATTTTTGTTTATGTAAATCTCATGAACAAATTAGACCGCAAATATCACGTTCATGAAGACTAGGAGCCGATAATGGATATTCAAACTTGGACTTTTCTCATCGTCGGCGTTTCTTTTGCGCTGTATATCGGTATCGCCATTTGGGCCCGTGCCGGCTCCACTCAGGAGTTTTACGTGGCCGGTGGTGGCGTTCACCCCGTTGCCAATGGTATGGCGACTGCTGCTGACTGGATGAGTGCGGCGTCGTTCATTTCCATGGCCGGATTAATTTCCTTTATGGGTTATGACGGTGGCGTTTACCTCATGGGTTGGACCGGTGGCTACGTGTTACTGGCCTTGTGTTTAGCACCCTACTTACGCAAATTCGGTAAATTTACGGTGCCAGATTTTATAGGCGATCGCTATTATTCCCAAACGGCGCGCACTGTCGCTGTGATCTGCGCAATTTTCGTGTCCTTCACTTACGTGGCTGGGCAAATGCGTGGCGTCGGGGTTGTCTTCTCTCGATTCTTGGAAGTAGACATCACCACCGGCGTGGTTATAGGCATGGCCGTAGTGTTCTTTTATGCCGTGCTCGGCGGTATGAAAGGCATTACCTACACTCAAGTTGCGCAGTATTGCGTGTTGATCTTTGCCTATATGGTGCCCGCCGTTTTTATCTCCATGATGATGACCGGTCACGTTTTCCCACAACTCGGCTTCGGCGCAGAACTGACTGCTGAACCGGGAACATTTTTGCTCGATAAGCTGGACGGGCTGAGCCAGGAACTTGGTTTTGCTGCCTATACGGACGGCACCAAAAGTACCATCGACGTATTTTTCATTACTGCGGCGCTGATGGTGGGCACGGCGGGCTTACCACACGTGATCGTGCGTTTTTTCACTGTGCCCAAAGTGCGCGACGCCCGTAAGTCTGCTGGCTGGGCGTTACTGTTTATCGCCATCTTGTACACCACGGCCCCAGCAGTGGCGGGATTTGCACGCGTTAACATGATCGAAACGATCAATGGCAAAGACAGCCAAGGAACGCTTTACACCGAGGCGCCTAGCTGGATCACCAACTGGCAACAAACCGGCCTAATCAGCTGGACGGATAACAACGACGACGGACGCATGTTCTACTCCAATGATGAACGCAATGAAATGAAAGTTGACCGCGACATCATGGTATTGGCCAACCCAGAAATTGCCAACCTTCCCGCTTGGGTGATTGCCTTGGTAGCGGCCGGCGGTATTGCGGCCGCACTATCCACCTCGGCAGGCTTGCTGCTGGTGATATCCACGTCGATTTCGCACGATTTACTAAAGCGTAACTTGATGCCACAGATTACCGATAAGCAAGAACTATTCTACGCCCGCCTAGCGGCTGGTGTAGGCGTTGTGATTGCGGGTTATCTCGGTATTCACCCGCCAGGATTCGTTGCCCAAGTGGTTGCCTTTGCCTTCGGCTTAGCAGCGTCGAGCTTCTTCCCGGCCATTATCCTCGGTATTTTCTACAAGAAAATGAACAAGGAAGGCGCCATCGCTGGGATGGTAAGTGGTATTTTATTCACTGCCGCCTACATCATCTACTTCAAGTTCATTAACCCAGGCGCCAATGTACCCGCCAACTGGCTTTTCGGCGTGTCACCTGAGGGCATTGGTACCTTAGGTATGATTATCAACTTTGTTGTCGCTATTGCAGTCAATAAAATGACCGCCGATGCGCCTGAAGACATTCAGGACTTGGTGGAATCTATCCGCTACCCCAAAGGTGCTGGCGACGCGGTGAGTCACTGATTTAACTATGCTCCTAGATAAATAGGCTCCTTCGGGCACTGCTTTCCCACAGCTATGTCGCGGGAGAGTTTGGTGCCCGCACTAGCGACCGTCACCCGCATGGATGCGGGTGTTGAGACTACATGGATGTATTCACGTCGTGTCGCTAGTCTGGGCACCAAACTCATGTCCAAATATACGCCCAGATGTCACATATGTTGTGAGGTTTAAAACCTAACGATGATCATGTCTTTTATGTGGACAGCAGTGCTCCTTCGGGAGCCTTTTTTATAGCAGAGATTATTCACCCTATCTTCCAGAATACTCAAACTACAGCGCCTCTTGTTCGTGACGACGTTAACATTTGTACATGGCACGAAAGCGCGCGATTTGCCATACTGACTAACCGACTATAAGCGACTCGATAGGAAACCTGAACCACCTTGAAAACTTTACTACTCGCTCTTGTTCTTCTCTGCCCTTTCGTGCAAGCACAAACCTTTCATGCTAGCGAAGACAAGGCACAATTGATTGAACTCTTTACCTCACAGGGTTGTAGCAGCTGTCCAAATGCCGAGCGCTGGCTAAACAACTTTAAAAGCGATTCCGATTTGTGGGTAACGCTATTTCCCATCGCTTGGCATGTCGATTACTGGGACGACCTCGGCTGGGTCGACAAGTTTTCCAGTACCGACGCCAATCATCGACAATACCGGTATCACCATCAAAAAGTCACATCGGGGGTTTATACCCCCCAGGCTGTCATTAATGGAGTTGAGTGGCGCGCGTTAATGACACGGTTCAAGCCCGAGCTCCCTGAGACAAAAAAATCCAGTCAACCAAAGCTCAGTTTGCACGTAAGCGGCAATAAATTTACCGCGCAAACCGAGCTGGAAAACACCCTTCTAAATCTGGCAGTCATCGGCATGGACTTCAGTATTAACGTCAAACGCGGAGAAAATTCGGGGCGCATTCTGGAGCAGCAGTTTGTGATGCTGGGTTTTGCCCAATATCCGCAACAAGGTGTGCACTGGCAAGGCGAGTTACCCGCCAGCAAAGACAACATACCCCCTCAAGCTGTAATCGCCTGGATTACAGAACCGGGCAATAATACGCCGTTAAGTATTACCGGCGGCCCGCTGGCACAAAGTACTGCAGACAGCTCGCATCCCTAGCCTGACAGCCCTACCTGCGCCAACCATTGTTCGACAATTGATATTTAATTGATTTGCAACAAACACCTGAGGCAGAACACTTGATATAACCCACTAACGAATACCATGTGGCGAATGACAATGAATGACAGCAGCCCAGAAATAAGCGCGGTTATTGAGTTTCTAAAGCAATGCCTCCCCTATAATGAATTAAGCCCTAGCCAGCTTCAATTTGCCGCCAACCATATGGACGTGGCCTATCTACGAGCAGGCAGCCAAATAAAGCCCGACTATAACGCACGCAACATACGCATTTTGCGCTCGGGCGCAGTGGAACTTCGCTCTGGCTCCAACCAATTACTCGACCGTTTGGGTGAAAAAGAAAATTTCAATCTGTGTAATTTGGCGGCAGAAGAGCCGGATATTTCTGCACAGGTTATCGAGGACTGCCTGATCTATTTACTCGACAATAAATACCATGCGCAATTGCGCCAACAAAACCGCAATTTTGATCGTTTTTTTCACAGCCAACGCAACCGACGCCTGCGTCGAGCGGTGATGCTAACACCGGCCAACAACCTCCTGATGGGCCCTATCACCGCACTAATGAGCCACAGGGTTATTGCCGTTGAACCGACGATGAGTGTAAAAAAGGCCGCCCAAATAATGGTTGAAAACAGCGTTTCTTCGGTCATGGTATGCGAGCAGGAAAAGTTATTAGGTATTGTCACAGACCGAGATCTGCGTAGCCGATTAGTGGCCAAGGGGCTCGATTACCAAACCCCTATCAATGCCGTCATGACCGAACAGCCGCTCAGTATAAACCGAGAAGCAAGCCTCTTTGATGCCATGTTGTTAATGAGCGAACACGGCATTCATCATCTACCGGTATTGGAGACCACAGCTGCAAATAACGAATCGATCGAGCACGCGCCCTTCACGTCATCACATGGCAAGCCCTGCGGTATGCTCACTATGAGCGACATGATTCGCAATCGCGAACAGGACCCGGTTTATTTAGTGCAGTTTATTCACAAGCAAACCTCACTGGCCGGCTTACAAAGAGCCTCCGCCACACTCCCCAACCTACTAAGCCAATGGAGTGACTCGGGTGTTCGCGCCTACCAATTGGGTCAAATTTTTACCAGTGTGTCAGATGCCATCACCCGCCGCTTGCTACAACTGGCTGAACTCGAATTCGGGCCAGCGCCCGCGCCTTTCGCTTGGCTAGGTTTTGGCTCTCAAGGGCGCGCGGAGCAGGCCATTGGTGGAGATCAAGATAATGCGCTAGTGTATAGCGATGTTGCACCTAAAAATGCAGACGGCTACTTTTCCAAACTTGCGCATTTTGTTTGCGACGGCCTTAATAGCTGCGGTTATGTGTATTGCCCGGGCGGCATCATGGCCACCACCGATCAATGGCGCCAGCCGCTTAGTCGCTGGCAGCAACGGGTGTCTAGCTGGACCGACGAACCGACCTTAGATGCGGTCATGCGCGTCAGTATATTTTTCGATATTCGCGCGATTTTCGGCGATAAAAAACTGGCCACGCAACTGCAAAACCACATGCTGAAGGTGGCGCAAAAGAACGATATTTTTCTCGCCGCACTCGCGCGCAATGCTGCAACCCATCGCCCGCCCCTCGGTTTCTTTAGGCGCTTTGTGTTAGAGCGCAATGGCGAACACGCGCATCAACTAGATTTGAAACACCGTGGCATTATTCCCATTGTCGACATGGCGCGGGTTTACGCCTTGGCTTACGGTTGCGCAGCGGTGAATACGCGCGAGCGCCTTAAGGTCTTAGGCGAAATGCAAGCGTTGACACTGGCCGACAGCAGAAACTTACTCGATGCGCTCGAATACATATTAAGCTTGCGACTGCAAAACCAGGCAAGGCAACTTAGCCATCAACAAGCCACAACAAATTACCTAGACCCAGCCGCCTTGCCAGAAATGCAACGGGAACAACTTCGCGACGCCTTCACAGCGGTAAACGACGCGCAAGAGGCCCTGATCTTGAAGTTCAGCCGAGGGCTTAGCGCATGAACTGCATTAGCTATCACTGGCTAAATTGGCAACGAAATGCCGCAAAATCTAAAGTCATAGAGCCCGTCTTTAATGATTTTTTGTCTTGCAGCTTGCCAGAAAGAGGCGCGGATTGGCGCGATGT
Encoded proteins:
- the htpG gene encoding molecular chaperone HtpG; its protein translation is MSVENNTENNFENNVESNKETRGFQTEAKQLLHLMIHSLYSNKEIFLRELVSNASDAVDKLRFEALTNDSLFEGDSDLQVKVEFDKEAGTITITDNGIGMSRAEVIENLGTIAKSGTSQFFQNLTGDQKKDAHLIGQFGVGFYSAFIVAKEVEVFSRRAGTPAAEGVHWVCNGEAEFTVADTLRESRGTTIVIHLKEDEKDFADNWRLRSIIKKYSDHISIPVVMEKINYDVADDESDKKADKAAPEFETINSATALWTRSRTDVSEEEYKEFYKHVSHDHAEPVTWSHNRVEGNLDYTSLLYVPARAPFDMYNREAARGLKLYVQRTFIMDDAEQFLPMYLRFIKGVVDSNDLSLNVSREILQQDPNIDAMRTALTKRVLDMLSKLAKNDVEKYASFWKEFGQVLKEGPAEDFANREKIAKLLRFATTHTNVATQDQSLEDYVARMKPEQKKIYYVAAENFNTAKSSPHLEIFRKKGIEVLLLSDRVDEWLMGHMVDFDGKPLQDVGKGALDLGELDTDEEKKAQEESAKTHADLIARVKKALEAQVSEVRVTHRLTDSPACLVVGDQDMGAQMRRLLEQAGQKVPESKPIFEINPEHPLLLKLDQEPDEERFADLAMVLFDQAHLAEGGQLEDPALYVARLNKLLLELSH
- a CDS encoding PaaI family thioesterase, yielding MSQQGTFADLVREARASGQVNLITDAIPYAKLLGMTVDQSAKTLCFLLPASPGNVGNPTLPALHGGAIGGFMEMSAALHLLMAMDTLKLPKIVDFSIDYIRAGKLRDTRVSCEIVRQGRKLVNMGVAAWQESPEEPIARARAHFLLTD
- a CDS encoding PaaI family thioesterase, encoding MLKSGISFEKAKQLFEFMVSFNKGDHFHRLGLAIEAVGDGRVTVKLPWGEHLVGNPDTGVIHGGVLTTMLDTCCGFATCTALEEPELCPTMDLRIDYMRPATPGQTLYAEGEVYKVTEHVIFTRGVAYHDDKDKPVAYCVANFSRLDKAIASQVAQQFRAVIDSFGAES
- a CDS encoding PAS domain-containing hybrid sensor histidine kinase/response regulator, giving the protein MNSQLVLLLAFVYAGLLFLVAWKAERLTQISPKIKALMYALSLAVYCSSWTFFAAVGLAAESGWDFLPIYLGPVLLFGLGWPFLRKLSVISQRNRVTSIADFIGSRYGKHQLLASVVTLLAVIGTLPYIALQLKAVSLAWQTVDAQWPSVSTNLQASNSLIAAIIMVWFAILFGTRTLDGPHRHQGLISAIGVESLVKLLSFILVAWLAFKVLSNANSTPHELAALPSALKQLPVIDANFLTQTLLALAAIICLPRQFHLTFVEHHSSQGLRTARWLLPLYLIIFSVLVVPIALAGQSLFDLQSVAGDTIVLRLPLAENSPTITAMAFLGGISAATGMVVVAAITLSIMISNELVVPLWLRFGSNRQFRAEQLGQNLRNVRRLAIAIVLMLGWLLEQHLSADNSLPSIGLIAFASAAQLLPSLVAALYWQRGHRNGVLAGLLGGAGIWFYCLLIPALLGADHPLVTDGPGQIHWLIPTNLFGVDSVDPLTQGVFWSLLINCLLFYLVSSFSRFNALDIRQANAFTQLHRRFHYAQQDFDLSGIEIRQLQRVITPLMGEQRSLALWREFEQKLSHRLLPHDKAPRFVLAKVESALAAIIGAVSAHRTMELLRKQQPLMLEDLVNLVGGTSKQVQFSQELLQTTLETIPQGVSVVGAQLQLVAWNKRYEEMFNYPPRLLYVGCPISRIYEFNAARGIFAQDDKDLDAAIQRRLNWLKDGKSYRLERRLPNHTVIEIRGIPLANGGYVTTYTDISEYRRVQEELEQSKDQLESRVAERTTELIESNQSLQRENQLRAKLEKELSAVHASKTRFLAAASHDMAQPINAARLFVAALAQKAEKRGDDELLNDTRHIGDALASTETLIESLREISRLDGGKLSPKREHFSASSLLEPLAREFSAIAREKGLIFHWQNSRCWLYSDPQLLRRIVQNFLSNAINHTRAKNSEGKRNKILFGCRRQNGHLWLEVWDTGPGIALEDQQRIFNEFERVQCPSGEVGNGLGLGLSIAQRMAHQLGHSLELRSTLAQGSMFRIAVPRGNKTLQNIKPANQVTELTGLKVLCIDNEPQIRSGLLALLTQWDCQVITAADLGTSLTQWRFLQAPDVVLADFHLDNQENGLDLLQALCLHWHTDLAGLIISADNSDDIRAKVNEAGFSLLTKPVQPAALRAAMRNLMKKN